From a region of the Mauremys mutica isolate MM-2020 ecotype Southern chromosome 12, ASM2049712v1, whole genome shotgun sequence genome:
- the LOC123344808 gene encoding zinc finger protein 664-like: MGIEGPDGEGPEQVEQHWTLPGRSQGNVSLSPQQEAACENEHKPENHQDNLPMQEVGKGVHFGGGCKDLERTTVQQRISMEERKTTCTECGKSFKRRSDLIRHERIHTGERPYNCPNCGKSFSDSAALTLHQKTHTGERPYKCLNCGKNFTRSSRLIEHQRVHTGEKPYKCLDCGKSFSVNSALIRHQRMHTGEKPYKCPDCEKSFNVSSSLKTHQRIHTGERPYRCPDCGKSFKERSSLINHERIHTGERPFKCSECGKNFRVSSALIRHRRIHTGEKPYKCLECGKSFNVISSLCTHQKIHAGEKPYKCSDCGKSFNISSSLITHQRIHTEERPYKCSSCRKSFNISSSLIKHQRMHTEERPYKCTNCGKSFIQSSYLIKHQKIHMAETPINAPVSSHSKNKPFPDFRPTSVTFGSQICGCPSLG; the protein is encoded by the coding sequence ATGGGGATAGAAGGTCCTGATGGGGAAGGTCCTGAGCAAGTGGAACAACACTGGACATTACCGGGAAGATCTCAAGGGAATGTGTCCTTGAGTCCTCAGCAGGAAGCAGCTTGTGAGAATGAGCACAAGCCAGAGAACCATCAGGATAACCTCCCCATGCAGGAAGTAGGTAAAGGTGTTCATTTTGGGGGAGGTTGCAAGGACCTTGAGAGAACAACAGTCCAGCAGAGAATCTCCATGGAAGAGAGAAAAACCACATGcaccgagtgcgggaaaagcttcaaacgGAGATCAGACCTAAttagacatgagagaatccacacaggagagagaccctataactGTCccaactgtgggaaaagcttcagcgaTAGCGCAGCCCTTACTTTACATCAgaaaacccacacaggagagagaccgtaTAAGTGCCTCAattgtgggaaaaacttcactcgcaGCTCACGCCTCATTGaacatcagagagtccacacaggagagaaaccctataaatgcctcgactgcgggaaaagtttcagtgtgAACTCAGCcctcattagacatcagagaatgcacacaggagagaagccttaTAAATGCCCTGACTGTGAGAAAAGCTTCAATGTGAGTTCATCCCTTaaaacacatcagagaatccatacggGCGAGAGACCCTATAGATGccctgactgtgggaaaagcttcaaggaGAGATCAAGCCTTATTAaccatgagagaatccacacaggagagagaccctttaaatgctccgagtgtgggaaaaacttccgtGTGAGCTCAGCCCTCATTAGACATCGGAGAATTCACACAGGCGAGAAACCATATAAATGCcttgaatgtgggaaaagcttcaatgtgATTTCATCCCTTTGTACACATCAGAAAATTCACGCGGGAGAGAAACCATATAAGTGCTCcgactgtggaaaaagcttcaataTTAGTTCGTCCCTTATCACACATCAAAGAATCCATACAgaagagagaccctataaatgctccagctgtaggaaaaGCTTTAATATTAGCTCATCCCTGATTAAacatcagagaatgcacacagaagagagaccctataaatgcaccaactgtgggaaaagcttcattcagaGCTCAtaccttattaaacatcagaaaatccacatggcaGAGACGCCTATAAATGCCCCAGTCAGTAGCCATAGTAAAAATAAACCATTTCCTGATTTCCGTCCTACATCAGTGACATTTGGTTCCCAAATATGTGGCTGCCCCTCTCTGGGGTGA